A genomic segment from Pseudomonas mendocina encodes:
- a CDS encoding TatD family hydrolase, whose amino-acid sequence MQLIDIAVNLTHPSLAVQAEALLERAYAAGVCQMVLTGTSLNESEASLALCRQLDTSGERLFCTAGVHPHDASTWNSASSAALKSLLAQPQVRAVGECGLDFDRDFSPRPAQEKALEEQLALAVELQMPVFLHEREASQRMLEILRSYRDQLPAAVVHCFTGERRALYAYLDLDLHIGITGWVCDERRGTHLHPLLKDIPGERLMLETDAPFLLPRSLRPKPRSGRNEPAYLGEVLREVALHRGQSEQALAAQTTACARAFFNMPAILKRAAPEF is encoded by the coding sequence ATGCAGCTCATCGATATTGCCGTCAATCTCACCCACCCCAGCCTCGCCGTGCAGGCCGAAGCGCTACTCGAGCGGGCCTACGCCGCAGGCGTGTGCCAGATGGTGCTGACCGGCACCAGTCTGAACGAAAGCGAGGCCAGCCTCGCACTTTGCCGACAGCTGGATACCAGTGGCGAACGCCTGTTCTGCACCGCTGGTGTCCACCCTCACGATGCCAGTACGTGGAACAGCGCCAGCAGCGCGGCCCTCAAGTCTCTGTTGGCGCAGCCGCAAGTGCGCGCCGTCGGAGAGTGCGGGCTGGATTTCGATCGTGACTTCTCCCCGCGCCCCGCACAGGAAAAGGCGCTGGAAGAACAGCTGGCGCTGGCTGTGGAGTTGCAGATGCCGGTGTTTCTCCACGAACGCGAAGCCAGCCAACGCATGCTGGAAATTCTGCGTAGTTACCGCGATCAGTTGCCCGCTGCGGTGGTGCACTGCTTCACTGGCGAGCGCCGCGCACTCTATGCCTATCTCGATCTCGACCTGCATATCGGTATCACCGGCTGGGTTTGCGACGAACGTCGTGGCACGCACCTGCACCCGCTGCTCAAGGATATTCCTGGCGAGCGCCTGATGCTGGAGACCGACGCCCCCTTCCTGCTGCCGCGCAGCTTGCGGCCAAAGCCCAGGAGCGGGCGTAACGAGCCGGCTTACCTCGGCGAGGTACTGCGAGAAGTAGCGCTGCATCGTGGCCAGAGCGAACAAGCTCTGGCTGCACAAACCACGGCCTGCGCCCGGGCGTTCTTCAATATGCCGGCCATACTAAAGAGAGCAGCACCAGAGTTTTGA
- a CDS encoding TerC family protein — translation MDALLAFLTSPIFGTPGWFWLAFLVLIITLLVLDLGVLHRDQHEIEMRESLLLYSGYFSVGVAFGGWIWWQLGGTKAMEYYTGFLVEQSLSMDNVFVMAMILGYFNIPRKYQHRVLFWGILGVIVLRAIMIGLGTALVQQFDWILYIFGAFLLFSGIKMLRSGGDEESHPDLAQNPVIRFVRKHIRVTDDLHEGKFLVRLKDKVNGKPLLYATPLLLALVLIELADLVFAVDSVPAVLAISQDPFIVYTSNIFAILGLRALYFALAALMHRFIYLKYALALVLMYIGSKIFLHDLIKVPALLSLGVTLGLLAGGVLLSLLKTRDKASTT, via the coding sequence ATGGACGCTCTACTTGCCTTTTTGACATCCCCCATCTTCGGTACACCCGGCTGGTTCTGGCTGGCCTTCCTGGTACTGATCATCACTCTTCTGGTACTCGACCTCGGCGTGCTGCATCGCGATCAGCATGAGATCGAGATGCGCGAAAGCTTGTTGCTGTACTCCGGTTACTTCAGCGTCGGTGTCGCTTTCGGCGGCTGGATCTGGTGGCAACTCGGCGGTACCAAGGCGATGGAGTACTACACCGGCTTTCTGGTGGAACAATCGCTGTCGATGGACAACGTCTTCGTCATGGCGATGATCCTCGGCTACTTCAACATCCCACGTAAGTACCAGCACCGAGTACTGTTCTGGGGCATCCTCGGGGTGATCGTGCTGCGCGCGATCATGATCGGCCTGGGCACGGCCCTGGTGCAGCAGTTCGACTGGATTCTCTACATCTTCGGTGCCTTCCTGCTGTTCAGCGGCATCAAGATGTTGCGCAGCGGCGGTGACGAAGAGTCGCATCCGGATCTGGCGCAGAATCCGGTGATCCGCTTCGTGCGCAAGCACATTCGCGTCACCGACGACCTGCACGAAGGCAAGTTCCTGGTGCGCCTGAAGGACAAGGTCAACGGCAAGCCGTTGCTATACGCCACCCCGCTGCTGCTGGCACTGGTGCTGATCGAGCTGGCCGACCTGGTCTTCGCCGTGGACAGCGTACCGGCCGTGCTGGCCATTTCGCAGGATCCGTTCATCGTCTACACCTCGAACATCTTCGCCATTCTCGGCCTGCGCGCCCTGTACTTCGCCCTGGCGGCACTGATGCACCGCTTCATCTACCTGAAGTACGCCCTGGCGCTGGTGCTGATGTACATCGGCAGCAAGATCTTCCTGCACGACCTGATCAAGGTTCCCGCCCTGCTCTCACTTGGCGTAACCTTGGGGCTGCTGGCCGGCGGTGTACTCCTGTCGCTGCTGAAGACGCGAGACAAGGCCAGCACGACCTGA
- a CDS encoding methyl-accepting chemotaxis protein, whose translation MGAWISNLSLKYKFWAVNAVAFVISLMLVLFALHTEQQSRSADARQTAAEQARLLQQWPQQATLPSAANIQVLQGNSLPDSQGAPDASGWQALQHDAWFGTSPVIGAQRITLSDGRNLAVSARAPSYLDLFAQHALTYALAVAVLMLLLLAASQLLIRFLLSHLNTLKDVMLQAERSGDLSLRVPLESSDEVGQMAAAFNAMQAGYQRVVGTVGQVASELNSGTRDMAERMGAVRQGMLSQQSETDQAATAINEMSATVQHIADHAGTTRDQSLNADQLARAGQQVVGRVEQSIAALSRGVQQSAGSIERLAEDSQHISRVVGVIHGIAEQTNLLALNAAIEAARAGEMGRGFAVVADEVRNLAKRVQDSTDEITQMIGNLQGGTRDAVEFMRESSENANHCVQLAQEAGESLAAITAAVAMMRDSNTQIAVAATQQSQVAEEMSRSVVGIRDVTEQTVGQTLESAATSQQLAQLAGELNKAIGQLRL comes from the coding sequence ATGGGCGCCTGGATCAGCAACCTTTCTCTCAAGTACAAATTCTGGGCGGTCAACGCCGTTGCCTTCGTCATCAGCCTGATGTTGGTGCTGTTCGCCCTGCATACCGAACAGCAGTCCCGTAGCGCCGATGCCAGGCAAACCGCCGCCGAGCAGGCCCGTCTGCTGCAACAGTGGCCGCAGCAGGCGACCCTGCCCAGCGCGGCCAATATCCAGGTGCTGCAAGGCAACAGTCTGCCCGATTCTCAAGGCGCACCCGATGCCAGCGGCTGGCAGGCATTGCAACACGACGCCTGGTTCGGCACTTCGCCCGTGATCGGCGCCCAGCGCATCACACTCAGCGATGGACGCAACCTGGCGGTCAGCGCTCGCGCCCCCAGTTATCTCGACCTGTTCGCCCAGCACGCCCTGACCTACGCCCTGGCAGTCGCGGTGCTGATGCTGTTGCTGCTGGCCGCCTCGCAATTGTTGATCCGTTTTCTTCTGAGCCACCTCAATACCCTCAAGGACGTCATGCTGCAGGCCGAGCGCAGCGGCGACCTGTCGCTGCGCGTACCGCTGGAGAGCTCCGATGAAGTCGGCCAGATGGCCGCAGCGTTCAATGCCATGCAGGCCGGCTACCAGCGTGTGGTCGGCACCGTCGGCCAGGTCGCCAGCGAGCTGAACAGCGGTACCCGCGACATGGCCGAGCGCATGGGCGCAGTGCGCCAGGGCATGCTCAGCCAGCAAAGCGAAACCGACCAGGCCGCCACCGCGATCAACGAGATGTCGGCGACTGTGCAGCATATCGCCGATCACGCCGGCACTACCCGCGACCAGTCGCTGAACGCCGATCAACTGGCCCGTGCAGGTCAGCAGGTGGTCGGACGCGTCGAACAGTCCATCGCTGCGTTGTCACGTGGTGTGCAACAAAGCGCAGGCAGCATCGAGCGACTGGCCGAGGACAGCCAGCACATCAGCCGCGTGGTCGGAGTGATTCACGGCATCGCCGAGCAAACCAACCTGCTGGCCCTCAACGCAGCCATCGAAGCAGCCCGCGCCGGTGAAATGGGCCGTGGCTTTGCCGTGGTCGCCGACGAGGTGCGCAACCTGGCCAAGCGCGTGCAGGACTCCACCGACGAAATCACCCAGATGATCGGCAACCTGCAGGGCGGCACCCGCGACGCCGTGGAGTTCATGCGCGAAAGCTCAGAAAACGCCAATCACTGTGTACAACTGGCGCAGGAGGCCGGCGAGTCGCTCGCCGCGATCACTGCTGCCGTAGCCATGATGCGTGACAGCAATACCCAAATTGCCGTGGCTGCAACTCAGCAGAGCCAGGTGGCCGAGGAGATGAGTCGCTCGGTGGTCGGCATCCGCGACGTTACCGAGCAGACAGTCGGCCAAACCCTCGAATCGGCCGCGACCAGCCAGCAGCTCGCACAACTGGCAGGCGAATTGAACAAGGCCATCGGTCAGTTGCGCCTTTAA
- a CDS encoding acyl-CoA dehydrogenase has translation MDFAYSPKVQELRERVSAFMEAHVYPAEAVFEQQVAEGDRWQPTAIMEELKSKAKAEGLWNLFLPESDYGAGLTNTEYAPLAEIMGRSLIGPEPFNCAAPDTGNMEVLVRYGNEAQKQQWLEPLLSGEIRSAFAMTEPGVASSDATNMQANARREGDEWVINGRKWWTSGACDPRCKVMIFMGLTNPDAPRHQQHSMILVPMDAPGVTVLRPLPVFGYDDAPHGHAEVLFENVRVPYENVLLGEGRGFEIAQGRLGPGRIHHCMRSIGMAERALELMCKRAVSRTAFGKPLARLGGNIDHIADSRMEINQARLLTLNAAYMMDTVGNKIAASEIAQIKVVAPNVALKVIDRAIQVHGGAGVSNDFPLAYWYAMQRTLRLADGPDEVHRAAIGKYEIGKYVPREMMKASR, from the coding sequence ATGGATTTTGCCTATTCCCCTAAGGTTCAAGAGCTGCGTGAACGTGTCAGCGCCTTCATGGAGGCGCACGTCTATCCGGCTGAAGCGGTGTTCGAGCAGCAAGTGGCCGAAGGTGATCGCTGGCAGCCGACCGCGATCATGGAAGAGCTGAAGAGCAAGGCCAAAGCCGAAGGCCTGTGGAACCTGTTCCTGCCCGAGTCCGACTACGGTGCGGGCCTGACCAATACCGAATACGCGCCACTGGCCGAGATCATGGGCCGCTCGCTGATCGGCCCGGAGCCGTTCAACTGCGCCGCGCCGGACACCGGCAACATGGAGGTGCTGGTGCGCTACGGCAACGAGGCGCAGAAGCAGCAATGGCTGGAGCCGCTGCTGTCTGGCGAGATTCGTTCTGCCTTCGCCATGACCGAGCCAGGCGTGGCCTCCAGCGACGCCACGAACATGCAGGCCAACGCTCGCCGTGAAGGTGACGAGTGGGTGATCAACGGCCGCAAATGGTGGACCTCGGGCGCCTGCGACCCGCGCTGCAAGGTGATGATCTTCATGGGCCTGACCAATCCGGACGCGCCGCGTCACCAACAGCACTCGATGATTCTGGTGCCGATGGATGCCCCGGGCGTCACCGTGTTGCGTCCGCTGCCGGTGTTCGGCTACGACGATGCCCCGCATGGCCATGCCGAAGTGTTGTTCGAGAACGTACGCGTGCCTTACGAGAACGTGCTGCTGGGCGAGGGGCGTGGCTTCGAGATTGCCCAGGGCCGCCTAGGCCCTGGCCGTATCCACCACTGCATGCGCTCGATCGGCATGGCCGAGCGAGCCCTGGAATTGATGTGCAAGCGCGCCGTGAGCCGCACCGCCTTCGGCAAACCACTGGCGCGCCTGGGCGGCAATATCGACCACATCGCCGATTCGCGCATGGAAATCAACCAGGCACGTCTGCTGACGCTGAACGCGGCCTATATGATGGATACCGTCGGCAACAAGATCGCGGCCAGCGAGATTGCCCAGATCAAGGTAGTGGCGCCCAACGTCGCGCTCAAGGTGATCGACCGGGCGATCCAGGTGCATGGCGGTGCCGGTGTTTCCAATGACTTCCCGCTGGCGTACTGGTACGCCATGCAGCGCACCCTGCGTCTGGCTGACGGTCCGGACGAGGTGCACCGTGCGGCCATCGGCAAGTACGAGATCGGCAAGTACGTACCGCGCGAGATGATGAAGGCCAGCCGCTGA
- a CDS encoding LysR family transcriptional regulator — translation MNLTKVDLNLFIVFDAIYTEANLTRAGQIVGITQPAVSNALARLRETFNDPLFVRTAQGMVPTPMAQNIIGPVRNALQLLRVSVQESRTFNPQQAGKTYRISMTDLSEQILLPPLFQRLRRLAPSVCIESFLAKRRETTKELAAGRLDFAVDAPLNTDPQVRHVKLLDDRYVCAMRQGHPLAKEKISLDEYLSLTHIHISSRRSGLGYVDLALGKMGIQRKIALRSQHYLMASSVMQQTDMVMTVPERFARRHNLHHVTLPVGDVPTLETHLYWHESTDQDPANRWMREQMIELAQQVVAQEKKAEQAATA, via the coding sequence ATGAACCTGACCAAGGTGGACCTGAATCTCTTCATCGTCTTCGACGCCATTTACACCGAGGCCAACCTGACCCGTGCCGGACAGATCGTCGGCATTACCCAGCCGGCGGTGTCCAACGCCCTCGCCCGCCTGCGCGAAACCTTCAACGATCCGCTGTTCGTGCGCACCGCCCAGGGCATGGTGCCGACGCCCATGGCGCAGAACATCATCGGCCCGGTGCGCAACGCCCTGCAGCTGCTGCGCGTCTCCGTGCAAGAAAGCCGTACGTTCAATCCGCAGCAGGCCGGCAAGACCTATCGCATCAGCATGACCGACCTGTCCGAGCAGATTCTTCTGCCGCCGCTGTTCCAGCGCCTGCGCCGCCTGGCACCGAGCGTGTGCATCGAGAGCTTCCTGGCCAAACGCCGTGAAACCACCAAGGAGCTGGCCGCCGGCCGCCTCGATTTTGCCGTTGATGCACCACTCAACACCGACCCGCAGGTTCGCCACGTCAAGCTACTGGATGATCGCTACGTCTGCGCCATGCGCCAGGGACACCCGCTGGCCAAGGAAAAGATCAGCCTCGACGAATACCTGTCGCTGACCCACATCCACATCTCCAGCCGCCGCAGCGGCCTTGGCTACGTGGATCTGGCCTTGGGCAAAATGGGTATTCAGCGCAAGATCGCCCTGCGCTCGCAGCACTATCTGATGGCCAGCAGCGTGATGCAGCAGACCGATATGGTGATGACCGTGCCGGAACGCTTCGCCCGCCGCCACAACCTGCACCACGTGACCTTGCCGGTCGGCGACGTGCCGACGCTGGAAACCCACCTGTACTGGCATGAAAGCACCGACCAGGATCCGGCTAACCGCTGGATGCGTGAACAGATGATCGAGCTGGCGCAACAGGTGGTTGCCCAGGAGAAGAAAGCCGAGCAGGCTGCTACGGCCTGA
- a CDS encoding MltF family protein, giving the protein MSRLLLILCLLAMLPLPVSARLAGPPEVGSQTRSTRDLPAIRSSGELRVLVNQSRNSSGSVKGQSIGVEYHRLRAFEQYLNRNSRDGRNLTLKIIPKAKDQLLGALQRGEGDLVAPGELLNVRTGHDVSASTAIRREVPLVLVSKQGNRHYRSLEQLAGRSLSLPAGSAVGEALRRINQQLADRKLPPIVVEWVDPTLAVEDVLEMVQAGIFERTAVELPIAERWAKVMPKLRVDRHLVLARDGDMKWFVRPDAPMLRASIDRFFSSYQSPSDQDAAFQRVYRRLYKVHSPLGRAERQRLEKVRPVLQQHAEQQGFDWLMLAALAFKESTLNPSARGASGATGLMQITPAAARSVGVGSIQSINDNVQASSKYLAMIRRNFFNSPQLNERERMAFVLAGYNLGPQRVQSLRAEARRRGLNPNQWFFQVERVAMEQMGMGVVSYVNAVNKYYLAYDRERYLLEPQGRRLTAK; this is encoded by the coding sequence ATGTCGCGATTGCTGCTGATCCTGTGTCTGTTGGCCATGCTGCCGCTGCCGGTCAGCGCACGCCTGGCCGGCCCGCCTGAGGTTGGCAGCCAGACTCGCAGTACCCGCGATCTACCGGCGATTCGTAGCAGCGGCGAGTTGCGTGTACTGGTCAATCAGAGCCGCAACAGTTCGGGCTCGGTCAAGGGCCAGAGCATCGGTGTCGAGTACCACCGTCTGCGCGCTTTCGAGCAATACCTCAATCGCAATTCTCGTGACGGTCGCAACCTTACGCTGAAGATCATTCCCAAGGCCAAGGATCAGTTGCTTGGCGCCTTGCAGCGCGGCGAGGGCGATCTGGTCGCGCCCGGCGAGTTGCTCAATGTTCGGACCGGGCACGATGTCAGCGCCAGTACGGCGATTCGCCGTGAAGTACCACTGGTGCTGGTTTCCAAGCAGGGCAACCGACATTACCGCAGCCTCGAGCAGTTGGCGGGGCGTAGCCTGTCCCTGCCGGCAGGCAGCGCTGTGGGGGAGGCGTTGCGCCGTATCAATCAGCAACTCGCCGACCGCAAGCTGCCGCCTATAGTCGTCGAGTGGGTCGATCCCACCCTGGCTGTCGAGGATGTGCTGGAGATGGTCCAGGCCGGTATCTTCGAGCGTACCGCGGTGGAGCTGCCGATCGCCGAGCGCTGGGCCAAGGTGATGCCCAAGCTGCGTGTCGACAGGCATCTGGTCCTGGCGCGTGACGGTGACATGAAGTGGTTCGTGCGTCCTGATGCGCCGATGCTGCGTGCCAGCATCGACCGCTTCTTCAGCAGCTATCAGTCACCGTCCGATCAGGACGCCGCCTTCCAGCGTGTCTATCGCCGCCTGTACAAGGTGCATTCACCGCTGGGACGCGCCGAGCGACAGCGCCTGGAGAAGGTGCGTCCGGTGTTGCAGCAGCATGCCGAGCAGCAGGGCTTCGATTGGCTGATGCTGGCCGCGCTGGCATTCAAGGAGTCGACCTTGAACCCGTCGGCACGTGGCGCCAGCGGCGCAACCGGACTGATGCAGATCACCCCGGCGGCAGCGCGCAGTGTCGGGGTGGGCAGCATTCAGAGCATCAACGACAACGTCCAGGCCAGCAGCAAATACCTGGCGATGATTCGCCGCAATTTCTTCAATAGCCCGCAGCTCAACGAGCGCGAGCGCATGGCCTTCGTGCTGGCGGGCTACAACCTGGGCCCGCAACGGGTGCAGAGTCTGCGTGCCGAGGCGCGCAGGCGGGGCCTGAATCCCAATCAATGGTTCTTTCAGGTCGAACGTGTGGCCATGGAACAGATGGGCATGGGTGTGGTGAGTTATGTGAACGCGGTGAATAAGTACTACCTTGCTTATGACCGTGAACGCTATTTGCTCGAACCGCAGGGACGGCGTCTGACGGCCAAATAG
- a CDS encoding DoxX family protein, which translates to MNNLIKSITASQAGLGITILRIIAGITFAAHGSQKLFGWFGGYGLAGVAQWMESIGLAPGYLMALMAGSAEFFGGVALIIGLLVRPAAAVLAVTMLVAIFTVHLANGFFMSNNGYEFALALLAISVALVFEGAGKLSVDGKLAR; encoded by the coding sequence ATGAACAATCTGATCAAAAGCATCACCGCCAGCCAAGCCGGCTTGGGTATCACCATCCTGCGCATCATTGCCGGCATCACCTTTGCTGCCCACGGCTCGCAGAAGCTGTTCGGCTGGTTCGGCGGCTACGGGCTGGCGGGTGTCGCGCAATGGATGGAAAGCATTGGCCTGGCTCCCGGCTACCTGATGGCGCTGATGGCCGGTAGCGCCGAGTTCTTTGGTGGTGTGGCACTGATCATCGGCCTGCTGGTACGCCCGGCGGCTGCAGTACTGGCGGTGACCATGCTGGTGGCGATCTTCACCGTGCACCTGGCCAATGGCTTCTTCATGAGCAACAACGGCTACGAGTTCGCCCTGGCGCTGCTGGCCATCAGCGTGGCGCTGGTGTTCGAAGGTGCCGGCAAGCTGTCTGTCGATGGCAAGCTAGCGCGCTGA